The following proteins are co-located in the Papaver somniferum cultivar HN1 unplaced genomic scaffold, ASM357369v1 unplaced-scaffold_128, whole genome shotgun sequence genome:
- the LOC113332044 gene encoding uncharacterized protein LOC113332044: MASQEDIYSQIDISIEEKDKLVADVIRYVLFKNHQTSGCPIKREELTSIITKTYRQRALPALVINEARDKLSSIFGYELKELQRARPLSGNQNRSTQQSQADVKSYVLISKLPPEVFQKYVEDKGNMHVTGFTFMVISVVHLAGGQISEENLWQHLKRLGLLETDQMHPVLGDVKQALESLVQQRYLQKNKVNGPEGNILVYELAERALDESVNARMKEYISQNANKEVQTGEDDEEEEEDD, encoded by the exons ATGGCAAGTCAAGAGGATATTTATTCTCAGATTGATATCTCTATTGAG GAAAAAGATAAGCTTGTTGCAGATGTGATACGTTATGTTCTCTTTAAAAACCACCAGACTTCTGGTTGTCCTATTAAAAGAGAGGAACTTACTTCCATTATAACTAAAACTTATCGCCAGAGAGCACTCCCTGCGCTCGTAATTAATGAGGCCCGAGATAAGCTTTCAAGCATTTTCGGATATGAACTGAAGGAGCTTCAGCGTGCTCGTCCTTTATCTGGGAATCAGAATCGGTCTACACAGCAAA GTCAAGCAGATGTAAAATCATATGTTCTTATAAGTAAGCTACCTCCCGAGGTGTTTCAAAAGTATGTCGAGGATAAGGGAAACATGCATGTAACTGGATTTACTTTTATGGTTATTAGTGTTGTCCATCTTGCTGGGGGTCAAATATCTGAAG AGAATTTGTGGCAGCATTTGAAGCGTCTGGGACTGCTCGAAACAGATCAAATGCACCCAGTCCTTGGAGATGTCAAACAGGCGTTAGAGTCACTTGTTCAACAGAG GTATTTGCAAAAGAACAAAGTTAACGGCCCAGAAGGAAATATTTTGGTATATGAACTTGCAGAGAGAGCATTAGACGAATCGGTTAATGCAAGGATGAAAGAATACATATCACAG AATGCGAATAAAGAAGTTCAAACTGGTGAAGATgacgaggaggaagaggaggatgaCTGA